The nucleotide window ttttttagtttatttgcctgctttgggtcttcattgctgcatgcgggctttctctaattgcagcgagcagggctactctttgttgcggtgcgcgggcttctcattgcggtggcttctcttgttgcggagcatgggctctaggtgcgggggcttcagtggttgcagcgggcaggctcagtagttgtggctcacgggcttagttgctccacagcacgtgggatcttcccggaccagggctcaaactcttgtccactgcactggcaggcggattcttaaccacttcaccaccagggaagccccattttgtaCTCATTTTAAATCATTCTAAAACTCTGTGCAGAATCTAAGCCTTTCTGAGTACATTCAAGCACATTGGATATTCCACCAACTTCACCTCTTTGCACAGACTCTCCCACAGCCCTCCGTGCTGCCACACGGAGACTGGTTCCCTGCACCCCTGGGGCAGGGCTGATGTCCCGGATCTCCTTCTCCTCATTCTGGGcagccctctgcctctctctcctacTGTATAATTTTACAAGGCTTCCCTGTTGCCTGGATCCCATGTTTCCCTGCTGTTGGTTTTCTCCATCATTTCCCCCGCAGTTTGTCTAACAGTAACCTGAAGAAGGGAACATGGAAAGGAAAACATTGTAACTCTGAAATATCTTAGGCTACCCTAGGACTTACTCTCATCTTGACCCAATCTAGAACTCTATGTTGGAAATACTGATTTTTTCCCTTAGAATTCGGAAGGCGTTGATTCACTGTCTTCTAGCCTCCAGGCCCATGTTTTTTGCCTCTTGAAGTTTTCAAGGTCTctcttcttttccatcctttctgCAATTTCACTGTGATGTTTCTTAGTGTCGGTCTGTTTTCATCTACTGCAGTAAGAGTTTGCTTAGGCCATTCCAGATGTAAATTTTTGCCTGTAAACTCCGAGAGGtttccttgaaaataattttttattatttcctactCTCCCTTATTTTTGAAACTTGTATTGCTTACTCGCTGGAATCTCTTGATTGATAGAGGAATATTCTTATAGGTCTTCTCTCCTCCTTGCCATtacttttctattcctattactTACTGTGAGTATGACTGTAATTTTTCAATTCAtctactgaattatacacttctatgacattatttttaatttcaaagagcCCTTTTTGGTTCTATGATTTTATATAATTGTAtagaattctgtttttgtttaatatacaatatatcttTTACATCTTTCAAATATTATTGCTAACAGTGGTAGGGGAGCTGTCAGGTCTCTTGGTTATCTACTTTCATGATATCATGAACTTCCTCCTCACAGCACTTAGCTCAGTAGTGATTTACATTTATCTTTGTCATTTCTGTCCATCTCCCTCACCACAGTGCCTGTCGCACATCACCCAGGTCCTaactgtttttcttcattttttctccaGTGTCTCCAGATCATGATTGAAGGTGGCCTTGAAATATAcactccttaacctctctgagtctccactTCTGTGTCTCCTTTCTctgagtctctctctctgtgtctgtacAAAGGCATCACATGTTGGGTGCCTCAtgggtttgctttttgttttaattaattaatttatttatttattggctgcaccaggtcttcattgcggtacgcgggatctacttccctgaccagggatcgaacccgggcccctgtattgggagctcggagtcttagcctctggaccaccagggaagtcccctcgtGGGTTTGCTTTGAGGAATAAATTTGACCCACTATGTAAATCACATGGCATTATTGCTTTAATTCTTATTAAGTGTTCCTCTATTCATAGTTACCATCACTACAATGAATATagcatttagcttgtttccattcTTTGCTTTTATAAACCACAATTCAAGAACATCCTTGAATATATGTTTTTGAGAACATGTGTGATTATCTTCGCAGGATaaatttctgaaagagaaatttctatGTCATAATGTAAACATATTGaaggcaaccctcctacactgttggtgggaatgtaaatcggtatatccactagggagaacagtatggaggttgattaaaaaagtaaacatacaaGTACCATGTGACCCAGCTATCCCAATCCTGGGCCTAGATTCGGAGAAAACCGTAGTTTTAAAAGACACGGGCACCCCAACGATCAtggcagcactatgtacaatagccaagacatggaagcaacctaagtgtataaggacagatgaatgcataatgAAGATaggatacatatacacaatggaatattactcagccataaaaaggatgaaataatgccatttccagcCACAAGGAAGGAAGCGAAACTGGAAAAGACAagtatcctatgatatcacttacaggtggaatctaaaactggatacaaatgaacttctttacaaaagagaaacagcctcacagacttagaaaagaaacttacggttaccaaaagggaaaggtggtGGGCAGGGAAAAATGAGCAGGTTgagatgaacatatacacactactatttataaaataatcaacaaggacccactgtatagcacaaggaaccctactcaacactctataataacctatatgcgAAGAGAACCCAAAAAAGGACATATATACGTCTATGCATAAGTGAGTCAagttgctgtacacctaaaaaaaCATAACGCCccgcaacattgtaaattaccTATAcaccaatacaaaataaaaaaaatttttaatgtaaatatactGAAATTGAGACGTTCTGCATActgacctttaaaatttttcgACCAGTTTTCAATCCCATCAATCTTTATGACAGTATATTCTCCCTAAATTCCTGTCAATACTCTCCTCATACTATTATCTTTGCCAAGATGATAGATTTTAATTTATTCCCATTCTTTATTCCACATCTACATTTTTCTTTACGtttatttgttatatatttgtttgacatttgcatttcttattttacaaattgttttctaatacactttaattatgttttgtttgggatttagttattttaaacacTGAATTCAGGAAGGACAAAGCAGCCTCCAACATCAGAAGCTGGTCTGACGTTTACCTTAGGCCTCAGCGTTGCCAGAAGCTGGGCTGGTGCTCACCACGCAGCCGTGTTCTTCTCCTATTGGACATATGTCACCCCACAGAACATCAACATCAGACAAGGACACCTGAGACCATGACACAGTGAGACAAAACAAGACCACAACATCATTTTCTCCAAGCACAGACCAAACAAGGCAGCACTATGCACCTCACAATGTATCAAGCCTCTCCCTGTGCTGATACCAGCAACCACGGCTTCTTTCCAATCACAGCTGCATCCTCACTCTAGTCTTTCCTCCTTACAGGGAAGATTCACCGACATGCCCGGTCATAGAATTGCCCCCACTTCCTGACAACACTCAGTGTAGAGTGAGCCCCTCCTCCATACACCCTCCTCAAAATCACCCAACCAGAGCCCACATCTTGTACATGTTCTATCTAGATAGGTGTTCTATCTAACACCTCACACTAAGACACCGTGGTCCCCGATGGTGTGTCATCTCCCTCGCTGCATCCAGTAATAAATCCAACTTGTTTGCCCACAGATTTTCTCCTGGTGGTCTTTGGCTGAAAAACATTGCAACCTGTTTCTCAATGTTTTTGTCTTTGAGTTTGATAAGGGCATGTGTTAGTATCTTTGTGAATGTCTGGTTGACATAAagaaaatttatgattttttagcGGTTTTTCACCTTTGGGTCATACAACTCTTCATTCCCCAAATGTAAAAAATTCAAGTATTTTTTTGTCTAGGAGAGAGGGGTCCAAGGGTGAAGGGAAACAGAACTGATTGAATTTGGGGGGAACGAATAGCAGGAGCAGTCAGTAAAGAATTCTAAGCTGGTGGATTCTAAGGTTTACATCTCCTGCTTTATCATTTCACAAGTATGTACAGGTCCTGCAAGGTATTTGATATCTGCTGTGTTCAGTGAATACTTTCTCTTGGGCTAAGTGAAGACTTCAGTGTCTGCTTATATTTACCAGGTTAATGAAAAGAACAGCAAGAGCTCAAGGTTATAAAGACAAGAATTAGCTCCAGCGATGGGCAGTCTTGAACACATATGACCTTAAGGTGATAAACCACGGTGTCCTTAATGTCTGAACACTCTAGTTGTTAAAATACATGTTAATGAAACTTTCTGCGCATGCTGCATTTTAAGGATATATCTAAGACCCACATAGACAAATCCATGATTTCCATATGAAGGTTATTTTAATATGCATCAACCTATGAGTCACACAGTATCTTTTTGGGGGAGGAGACTGGAAATTAAGAACATTATAGATATGCAATGCCCAATAGGCTAGCTACTAGCCAcatatttaatgttatttaaactAAATAACATTAAGGTGCTTAGCACAGTAGCCACTTCTGAGGTGCTAAAGAGCGACctgtagctagtggctacctgATTTTGACAGTGCAGATATAGAACAATTCCTTCACCACAGAACATTCTATTGGACAGGACTGCTCTTCATGCTTTCTGGGCCTCAAGTCAGATATACTGGACCCATGAAAGGGCcaatattatttcacttagagaagATGTCAGATTTCTGTCTGGGATATGAATACATACTTAGCTGGTGTGTAACAAAACCAAACTAGGTTATGAGTGGGTATGGTGCCTTCAGGCACAAACTGTTTCCAGGTCCAAAGGGGAAACACCTGTCCCCCTACCTCCCTTCCCGGACTGAGGACACTCTCTGGGATCAGTTTCCAAGGGGTAAGTTCTCTCCTAGAGGAGCCCCAGGGGCAGGGCCCTCAGCTGAGTGTGGGGAGGCAGGGAGTCCAGCTCAGGGAGAGGGATTCTCCAAAACGAACAGGAGGCAAAGGCAAGGGTCAGTTAGGAGATTTTCCCAGGTTTATTCGAACAGCAGTTCTCAGAGTGTGATCTGTGGAACCCTTGAAGTCACTGAGACCCTTTCATGAGATCCATGAGGTGAAACCTACTTTCATAGCATTACTAAGATATTATTTGACTTACCATTATGTTGACATTTGCTTTGAGGTATAACTTAGCAGTGATGGAGACTACTGTAGCaaactgcaatataattattttcaccACAACTtacttgcagaaaaaaaaaagcaggtttgCTTTAAAACCTTCTGGTTGATGCATTAcaaatttttatctttcctaataagctataacggaaaagaaaatgaaaaagaatgtatatacacatgtatagctgaatctctttgctgtataacagaaattaacacaacactgtaaatcaactatacctcattaaaaaaaactttaaaaaatacataaaaattcttTTGTTTCCTAAATTATCTTTAgatccactttttcttttttgggtgccacgccccacagcatgtgagatcttagttccctgaacagggattgaacccttgaacccaggccatggcagtgacagctctgagtcctaaccactggacggccagggaactcccttaaatccacattttaaaagtacCTTCTAAGATGACATGGGAAGTACCCATCAAGCCCTTCTGCTACATTCCAAAGTACTATGTCCCAAGGAAAATAATTTGTGTGACCTGAACTACCCTCTTCTTCATGGAATACAAtgtttacttgaaagaatgaatgacacTGGAAGATCTATATAACTTAGTGAAACAacgtattacttttttaaaatcttaccttAGTCCAAGAGACATTCAATGTGCAAAATAGGGTTATGGAGTTTAACGTAACAGAATAggaaatagttaataatattgtttcAGGTCCACTTTGAAAATAACCTTTGAGAAACTACCACTTGTGTAGTTTTCGTTTTGTATCAAAGACTAACATCCATGACTGTCTGAAAAGGTTTTTGAAAATACTACTCCTACATATGTGTGGGCCTGTTTATTTTCATAGACTTCAATCAAAACAACGGATTCATTGAAGAAGCAAACATGAACATCCAGGGGTCTTCTAATGAGACAGACAAGAAACAGAGAGacttgcaaaaatataaaaatctgaaaagcTCCACTTTTCCCACTACCGTGTTTATTTTGGGAAgtagttatttttcatattaaatcatgggttattaatattattctaaataaattaattttaaaattttaaactctattaTTTGTACTTTGGAAAGTACCGACAGAAGTATCCACACAAAATTATCTGTGGGGTCGTCACTAGTTTGTAAGACTGTATAAatattctgaccacaatgctgtgaaaATCGCTGACTACACAGTCCCTGGGCCAGGACTCAGGGAGACACTGTGACAAAGAGCTCTCggtgcaggaggggagggatCAGGCAGAGTCCCAGGTCCCGGGAGGAGCAGGCTCTCAGGCTCTCAGGCTCTCAGGGTGTCAGGCGGTCTCTGGGGCGGGGACGCTCCGCGGGGGGGATTCCCAGTCTCCCGGAGTTTCACTTTCTCTCTCACAACCTGTGTCGGGCCCTCCTGCCTGGATACTCGTGACGCGTCCCCACTTCTCACTCCCATTGCGTGTCCGGTTTCTGGAGAAGCCAATCAGCGTCCCCGCGGTTCCCGGTTATAAAGTCTCCACCGACCCGCCGCACGCAGTTTCTCCTCAGACGCCGAGGTGGTGGGTCATGGCGCCGCGAACCCTCCTCCTGCTCCTCTCCGGGGCCCTGGCTCTGACCGAGACCTGGGCGGGTGAGTGCGGGGTCGGGAGGGAACGGCCTCTGCGGGGAGGAGCCAGGGGACCCCGGGGGTCGGGGGTCAGGACTCCCAGGGAAGGAGCCACGCCGCCGCCCCCGGTCCCCGCCTGTCCCTCCCTTGCTTCCcgccccctcttctctccccgcGAGGTGCCGGCCCTTCTCCGACCTCCACACCTTTTCCGTCTCACGAGCCCCTCGCCCCCTCCCCGCTGCCGGCCCCGTCACCTCGGACCCGGGGACCCGCGCTGGGAGGAGGGTCGGACCGGATctcgcccctccccgcccccaggctcCCACTCCCTGAGGTATTTCTACACCGGGGTGTCCCGGCCGGGCCGCGGGGAGCCCCGCTTCATCGTCGTCGGCTACGTGGACGACACGCAGTTCGTGCGGTTCGACAGCGACGCCCCGAATCCGAGGATGGAGCCGCGGGCGCCGTGGGTGGAGCAGGAGGGGCCGGAGTACTGGGATCGGGAGACGCGGACCTGCAAGGACGCCGCACAGATTTACCGAGTGGACCTGAACACCCTGCGCGGCTACTACAACCAGAGCGAGGCCGGTGAGCGACGCGGGCCCGGGTCCGGGTCACGACCCCCATCCCCAGGGACGGGCCGGCGTCGCCCCGAGTCTCCGGGTCCGAGGGTCACCCCAACATTGCGGGACCCGCCCGGCCCCGCGACTCGGGAGGAAACGGCGGGACTTTACCCGGTTTCATTTTCAGTTTGGGTTTAATCGCTGCGGCTGGTCGGGGCGGGGTCAGGGTCTCACACCATCCAGGAGATGTACGGCTGCGACGTGGGGCCGGACGGTCGCCTCCTCCGCGGGTACAGACAGGACGCCTACGACGGCGCCGATTACATCGCCCTGAACGAGGACCTGCGCTCCTGGACCGCGGCCGACGCGGCGGCTCAGATCACCAAGGGCAAGTGGGAGGCGGCcggtgctgcggagcaactaaggaaCTACGTGGAGGGCACCTGCGTGGAGTGGCTCCTCAGATACCTGGAGACCGGGAAGGACACGCTGCAGCGCGCAGGTACGAGGGGCCGCGGGGCCTCCCTGGTGTCCCCTCGGGCTGGAGCTGGCTTCCCACAAGGGGAGGAAATGGGGTCCCTGTGGGAACACCGCCCCAACTTCTTGTCGGGAGAGGGAGGAATCCGCCCAGGTTTTCATATTCGGTACAAGACAGTGACTCGCCGGTGGCCTCACTTCTCTGAAAGACAGTGAAGGAATCCAGTCTCTTTGGGGAAGAAACAGGAAACCATCCGTGAAATAACTGACCAGCGGCGCCCTTTGACCCTGACCCCCATCTTGTGAACCATGACTTTCTCTCTCAAGGCCTGTTCTCAGCCTGAGAACATCTTAGGAGGCCTGACTCTAGCTTTTCTGAGGCATTCAGCCTCTACCAAAGTCAGGACCATTGCTCTGTATTCTCCCCTTTACATGGAGCCTCCTACCTTGGCTTTCATCCTTATCATAGAACTTGACAAGGACTgggagatcttcccagaccccgGAGTCCAGGCTGGTGTCTGGTGTTTTTGCTGCTTCTTTTCAAACCTGTTGTGCTGTTCATTCTCAGGATGGTCACATGATGCTGCTTCAGTGGCCCATGAAGGTAACACTAAGTGTGAATTTTCTGATTCTTCCTCCTCAGACCCTCCAAAGACACACGTGACCCACCACCCCATCTCTGACCGTGAGGTCACCCTGaggtgctgggccctgggcttcTACCCTAAGGAGATCTCACTGACCTGGCAGCGTGATGGGGAGGATCAGACCCAGGACATGGAGCTTGTGGAGACCAGGCCTTCAGGGGACAGAACCTTCCAGAAGTGGGCGGCCCTGGTGGTGCCTTCTGGAGAGGAGCAGAGATACACGTGCCACGTGCAGCACGAGGGGCTTCAGGAGCCCCTCACCGTGAGATGGGGTAAGGAGGGACGTGTGGGGTGGAGCTTCCTCTCAGATAAAGCAGGAGCCCTTCTGGACATGTTCAGCAAGGTCGGGATTCGTGCCTGAGGTCAGggccccttccctttcctccacagaaCCTCCTCAGTCCACCGTCCCCATCATGGTCCTCATTGTTGGCCTGGTTCTCTTGGTGGTCACTGGAGCTGTGGTGGCTGGAGCTGTGATCTGGAGGAAGAAGCACTCAGgtagggaaggggggaaggatcTGAGTTTTCTTGTCTCACTGGGGGGTTCAAGCCCAGGTGGAAGCTTGCCTGCGTGTGTATTGGGCAGCACCATTCAGAGACATTGCTTGTCAGTCTGCAGACTGGCACTTACCCTTTTGTAAGCACGTGTGGAAATGAAAGACACGTTTTTCACCTTCATAATTCCAGTTGGGGACCAGATTACCAGCACTTGAAGGTCAGAGAGGGAAGGTTCCTGCTGACAGACCCCCAGGAGGGAAGAAGTTGATCCAGTCCCCGCACATCTCCTTTCTTCATGTTCCTGATCCTATCATGGGTTTTGGTCAACAGTTCTGGAAAGTTCTCTGTGGTCCAGGACTAGAGGGTTCCTCTAGGATCTCACAACTCAGTCTTCTCCCTGGCCTCTCACGTGATGTTTTCTTCTTACAGGTGAAAAAGGAGGGAGCTACGCTCAGGCTGCAAGTAAGTGTGGAGGGGCTGTGATTCCTGAGACCCTTGTGAGGGTGCAGACAGGAGGCCATGGGGGGGCTCACCCTCCTAAAGTTCCTTCTCTAGTTTATCTCCTGTGGGTTCTGACCACGTCCTGGTTTTGTTCTCCCCCAGGCAGCGACAGTGCCCAGGGCTCTGATGTGTCTCTCACGGATCCTAAAGGTGAGACCCTGGAGGGCCTAGATTGGGAGAGATGTTGGGGCGGAGGAGATGCCCCAGGTGGTGGGGATCCTTGAATGGGACATTTGAGCATGTGGGGGGCTGTTGGGAAGGTCAGCACTTACATGACTGACCGGAATTTGttcatgattattttctttcacagTGTGAGACAGCAGCCTCGTGGGACTGAGTAATGCACGGTCCCACTATGTGGCTTCAGATCCCGTGACTCCTCTTTCTGCAGCTGCATCTGAATGTGTCTGTGTTCCTCGTAGCATAATGTGAGGAGGTGGGGAGACTggcccacccctgcccaccaCGACCCCTCCCCACCCGGACCTATGTTCTCTTCCCTGATCCACTTGCCTGTTccagcagaggcagggctgggccacCTCCATCCCTGTCTTAACTTCGTGGTGCACTGAATAATAATGTCTTAACTTGCCTGTTGGAAATAAAATCTGtatatgaattttgttttttctaattcctGCCGTGAGGCGTTTTTGGGATAATAAAGGAAAGGATTCTTAaagtttgagagagaaaataaatggaagcGCTGAGAACCTTCCAGAATCTGTGTGCTTGCTGTGCTCTGTCTGATGCAGGTGGGACAGGAGGAGGCGGTGAGGAGCTGAGTGTGGATGCGGCCTGTGCCCACTCCGTGCTCACTGCATCGTGGGCTTTGATGGGGTCACTGCTCTGCCAGGTCATCTGCTCTGTTCCTTTGTCCTCGTCACTTCAGTAGAACCTTGTCCCACCAGGACCTGTGATCTCAGAGGCTCAGAAATCAGCTGGGCCTCGTACTGTCTCCAGGACTGTGGGCAGCAAGGGCTTCCTGTAACCAGGTAGCCTTGGCTCGGGCCTTGCTCCCATCCTCGGACCCTGTCTTTATCGTGCGtgtttatattttgcttatttagttgttgttgttggaatAATGACTGTTGTTTTTCATGTGCAGAGTTTGGTCTCATTCTTCTCTGGGTGTCCCCATCTCTGACAGCAGCCGGAGTCATTTTGCCTGTCTTGTCCCCACAAGTCCAAGGGGGCCCTGCACACAGGATTCTCAGTAGTATCAAGAGAGCAATTTTCAGCCTCATCCAGCTCTTGCCCTCCTTCTAGAGATGTCTGCTGGATTCTTCTTTCCAACTTTTCCCCATCTTTTAAAAGGAACCAGATTCTGGAATTAGCAAACAGAAGGGACCCAATATGAGATGAGAGAGTCAATGTCTCTCATCTTGACAATTCTTGCtggatttctctcttctctgcagCCTGGCCCCTCTTCTGCCCTTAGATCTTCTAAGCCCAGTGCTGACTCCAATCCAAACTGATGGATTTAGAAAGCAGAGTCTAACAGAGTCAGGGTATGTTGGAATATAGGACGCATAAGTGCAGGATATTCTTTTCTGAAGCGAGAAGGAGCATGGTGTGTGGTGTGCAGACTGAttggtgtgggagggaggggagatcaGCCCTTGTGAGAAAAGTACAGGCGGCATTGATGTCATTGCAAATGGATGTTGTGCTGTAGCTGCCACAAGACAGCATGTGGCTTGAGGTCACGTTAATAAAGACACTGTCTCTAAAATAAGGAGGTGCTGTACACTGATCATTCAATTGATATTTTTGTGTGCCAGATACATGACACACTATTTTTGCATCTAGGAAACCTCAGGGAACTAACAACAGACAAAACTTGTCAGCCATGTGGCGTATATGCTCTAGGGGAAAGGGCAGAGTGCACTATGAGATTAGTAAGTGAGGGAAGTGTTTACATTGGAAGTTGGTAAGTGCTTTGAGGAAGGTGACCCAGCATGTAAGTGTGTGGGGACAGGGATGATGTCTGTTTTACTAGGGTGGTCAGTGTGGGCCTGATTGAGAAGGTGACCTTTGAGTAGAGATGTGAAGGACATGAAGGTATGTCCACGAGGATTCTGGGGCAAGTTCTCTCCAGGAAGGGGAGCCTCCAGTGCCAGTGCACTAGGGCAGGAGAGTGTCTGCGTGTTCAAGGAAGAGTGAGGAGGCCATCGTAGCTGGAGGAGAGAGGAATTGAGATGAGATGCAGTGTCCGGACAGATCATATAGACCTAGACAATATTAGAAGGGTTTTGATTTTGTCTGAGTAAGGGTGCGGagtctaggatttttttttttttttttttttttttgcggtacgcgggcctttctcactgttgtggcctctcccgttgtggagcacaggctccggacgcgcaggctccgcggccatggctcacgggcccagccactccgccgcatgtgggatcttcccggaccggggcacgaacccgtgtcccctgcatcggcaggcagactctcaaccactgcgccaccagggaagcccctacaagaTGGTTTGAACAGAAGAGTGACCTGGTGTGACTACTCTCTAGAAACATCTGGCTGCTGGGCAGAATCAGGAGGTGAAGGGCAAGAGATTCCATAGAGGAAACTGTAGGAAATGGTGCAGTGTCCAGGCTGGAGATACTGGTGATTGTCTGGGGTGTGAGCAGGGAAAGTAATAGTAACTGattggattctggatatattctgAAAGTGGCGTTTTACAGCAATTCCTAATGGATGGAATTTGGGTTATAAGAAAGCAGAATGAAGGAAGACCCCAAATTTTGAGATTTGCAAGTAGACATGTGGGGCACCTTCCGCAGAAATGGGGAGACTCTGGAAGCAGCATATTtgaagaggccacagcactggCATTCGCTTTAGGAAAGTACAAACTGAGTCTGGGGTTCAGGTGAGATGACCTGGCTGGGGAAATAGTTGGAGGAAGTGACACCCTATAAATGAGGTTTAAAGCTTTGCGAACAGATGAGGTCACCAGGGGAGAATTGGCTACAGAAGAGGAAGGACAAGGACTGAACCCTGGACCCCCCAGAGCTATGCGATCTGATCAGACCACACACCCAAGCAGACCGCACGGTTCTGAACACCGAGTCTAGACGGCAAAGAGACCAGGGGGTCCCGATCTTCCTGTGCACCACCTGCACACCTCAGGTGGAAGGGAGcgtgagaatctgcattttaaacaagtttggtgctgatgttgctggtcttCAGATCACATATTTAGTAGCAGCAATGTAGACCAGGATTCCCACGTGGCTGTGCATCAGCTTCACCTGTAGGGCTTGTTCATAAGGGATTCCTGGACCTCATGCCCACATTCTGAGATGGCGGGTCGGGGAAGAGGCTGAGTACTTTGTCAGAATCCCTACACGCAGTCCTGAGGCTCAGGCAGATTGGGATCCACTGAGGTCAGGGATCAGAGAGTAttcagggtggggaggggtttTAAATCTGCATTGAAATCTTTCTTCCCTGGGAAGAAAAAGGCAGGACATTTTCTGGGAGATACATGTTTTCTCTACCATGCAGTATAGCCAGGTGGAAAATTTAAGAAGCAGTTATCCACTCGGCATAAAGAAAAGCTTTTGAGTTCTAAGAGGGTAGACCTAAATTTTCTCCACACACACGAAAAAGGTGATAACGTGGCATGATACAGTTGTAAGCTAATGCTACGCtggtaattattttgcaatattaaGTGTATCAAGTGAAGTTGTACACCATAAACTTACTCAATATTGTAgatcaatcatatctcaataaagcagcGGGGAAGAGTCTCTGAAT belongs to Orcinus orca chromosome 10, mOrcOrc1.1, whole genome shotgun sequence and includes:
- the LOC101276578 gene encoding BOLA class I histocompatibility antigen, alpha chain BL3-7-like isoform X22, with the translated sequence MAPRTLLLLLSGALALTETWAGSHSLRYFYTGVSRPGRGEPRFIVVGYVDDTQFVRFDSDAPNPRMEPRAPWVEQEGPEYWDRETRTCKDAAQIYRVDLNTLRGYYNQSEAGSHTIQEMYGCDVGPDGRLLRGYRQDAYDGADYIALNEDLRSWTAADAAAQITKGKWEAAGAAEQLRNYVEGTCVEWLLRYLETGKDTLQRADPPKTHVTHHPISDREVTLRCWALGFYPKEISLTWQRDGEDQTQDMELVETRPSGDRTFQKWAALVVPSGEEQRYTCHVQHEGLQEPLTVRWGEKGGSYAQAASSDSAQGSDVSLRHPKV
- the LOC101276578 gene encoding BOLA class I histocompatibility antigen, alpha chain BL3-7-like isoform X20, yielding MAPRTLLLLLSGALALTETWAGSHSLRYFYTGVSRPGRGEPRFIVVGYVDDTQFVRFDSDAPNPRMEPRAPWVEQEGPEYWDRETRTCKDAAQIYRVDLNTLRGYYNQSEAGSHTIQEMYGCDVGPDGRLLRGYRQDAYDGADYIALNEDLRSWTAADAAAQITKGKWEAAGAAEQLRNYVEGTCVEWLLRYLETGKDTLQRADPPKTHVTHHPISDREVTLRCWALGFYPKEISLTWQRDGEDQTQDMELVETRPSGDRTFQKWAALVVPSGEEQRYTCHVQHEGLQEPLTVRWGKEGRVGWSFLSDKAGALLDMFSKVGIQA
- the LOC101276578 gene encoding BOLA class I histocompatibility antigen, alpha chain BL3-7-like isoform X16, with amino-acid sequence MAPRTLLLLLSGALALTETWAGSHSLRYFYTGVSRPGRGEPRFIVVGYVDDTQFVRFDSDAPNPRMEPRAPWVEQEGPEYWDRETRTCKDAAQIYRVDLNTLRGYYNQSEAGSHTIQEMYGCDVGPDGRLLRGYRQDAYDGADYIALNEDLRSWTAADAAAQITKGKWEAAGAAEQLRNYVEGTCVEWLLRYLETGKDTLQRADPPKTHVTHHPISDREVTLRCWALGFYPKEISLTWQRDGEDQTQDMELVETRPSGDRTFQKWAALVVPSGEEQRYTCHVQHEGLQEPLTVRWEPPQSTVPIMVLIVGLVLLVVTGAVVAGAVIWRKKHSVGDQITST
- the LOC101276578 gene encoding BOLA class I histocompatibility antigen, alpha chain BL3-7-like isoform X21, with amino-acid sequence MAPRTLLLLLSGALALTETWAGSHSLRYFYTGVSRPGRGEPRFIVVGYVDDTQFVRFDSDAPNPRMEPRAPWVEQEGPEYWDRETRTCKDAAQIYRVDLNTLRGYYNQSEAGSHTIQEMYGCDVGPDGRLLRGYRQDAYDGADYIALNEDLRSWTAADAAAQITKGKWEAAGAAEQLRNYVEGTCVEWLLRYLETGKDTLQRADPPKTHVTHHPISDREVTLRCWALGFYPKEISLTWQRDGEDQTQDMELVETRPSGDRTFQKWAALVVPSGEEQRYTCHVQHEGLQEPLTVRWGEKGGSYAQAASSDSAQGSDVSLTDPKV
- the LOC101276578 gene encoding BOLA class I histocompatibility antigen, alpha chain BL3-7-like isoform X3; protein product: MAPRTLLLLLSGALALTETWAGSHSLRYFYTGVSRPGRGEPRFIVVGYVDDTQFVRFDSDAPNPRMEPRAPWVEQEGPEYWDRETRTCKDAAQIYRVDLNTLRGYYNQSEAGSHTIQEMYGCDVGPDGRLLRGYRQDAYDGADYIALNEDLRSWTAADAAAQITKGKWEAAGAAEQLRNYVEGTCVEWLLRYLETGKDTLQRADPPKTHVTHHPISDREVTLRCWALGFYPKEISLTWQRDGEDQTQDMELVETRPSGDRTFQKWAALVVPSGEEQRYTCHVQHEGLQEPLTVRWEPPQSTVPIMVLIVGLVLLVVTGAVVAGAVIWRKKHSGEKGGSYAQAASKCGGAVIPETLAVTVPKALMCLSGILRFETAALWGLSDAGFRIPPLHCDFKIF
- the LOC101276578 gene encoding BOLA class I histocompatibility antigen, alpha chain BL3-7-like isoform X8, producing the protein MAPRTLLLLLSGALALTETWAGSHSLRYFYTGVSRPGRGEPRFIVVGYVDDTQFVRFDSDAPNPRMEPRAPWVEQEGPEYWDRETRTCKDAAQIYRVDLNTLRGYYNQSEAGSHTIQEMYGCDVGPDGRLLRGYRQDAYDGADYIALNEDLRSWTAADAAAQITKGKWEAAGAAEQLRNYVEGTCVEWLLRYLETGKDTLQRADPPKTHVTHHPISDREVTLRCWALGFYPKEISLTWQRDGEDQTQDMELVETRPSGDRTFQKWAALVVPSGEEQRYTCHVQHEGLQEPLTVRWEPPQSTVPIMVLIVGLVLLVVTGAVVAGAVIWRKKHSGEKGGSYAQAASSDSAQGSDVSLTDPKV